In the genome of Pseudomonas sp. P5_109, one region contains:
- a CDS encoding carboxymuconolactone decarboxylase family protein: protein MNNDKYEKGLKIRTQVLGEAYVNRSIENADDFTRPLQEMVTEYCWGHVWGREGLSLKERSMINLAMISALNRPHELKLHVRGALRNGLSREQIREILLQVGIYCGVPAAVDSFRLAREAFAEADAEASS, encoded by the coding sequence ATGAACAACGATAAATATGAAAAAGGCCTGAAGATCCGCACCCAGGTGCTGGGCGAAGCCTACGTCAACCGCTCCATCGAAAACGCCGACGACTTCACCCGGCCACTGCAAGAGATGGTCACCGAATATTGTTGGGGTCATGTCTGGGGTCGTGAGGGTTTGTCGCTCAAGGAGCGCAGCATGATCAACCTGGCGATGATCTCGGCCCTCAACCGCCCCCATGAACTCAAGCTGCATGTGCGCGGCGCCTTGCGTAACGGCCTGAGTCGTGAGCAAATACGCGAAATTCTGCTTCAAGTCGGCATATATTGCGGTGTTCCCGCTGCCGTGGACAGTTTCCGGCTCGCCCGAGAAGCCTTCGCCGAAGCCGATGCCGAGGCCTCCAGTTAA
- a CDS encoding NUDIX hydrolase, which translates to MFSPSFCPKCGSADLGQRVPPGDTHERLMCRGCGYIHYVNPKIIAGCIIEQDGKYLLCQRAIPPRTGTWTLPAGFMESGETTEQAALREVWEESGVRAEIVSPYSIFSVPQISEVYIIFRAIALEITGQYGPETLDYKFFAPEEIPWDSIYYPAIRQILERYIEERQAGVYGIYMGNDDSGKIHFIR; encoded by the coding sequence ATGTTCAGCCCGAGCTTTTGCCCCAAGTGCGGCAGCGCTGATCTCGGTCAGCGGGTGCCGCCGGGCGATACGCACGAGCGCCTGATGTGCCGCGGCTGCGGCTACATCCACTACGTCAATCCGAAGATCATTGCCGGCTGCATCATCGAGCAGGACGGCAAGTACCTGTTGTGCCAACGCGCCATCCCGCCCCGCACCGGCACCTGGACCCTGCCGGCGGGCTTCATGGAAAGCGGCGAGACCACCGAGCAGGCGGCCTTGCGCGAGGTCTGGGAAGAAAGCGGCGTGCGCGCGGAAATCGTCTCGCCCTATTCGATCTTCAGCGTGCCGCAGATCAGCGAGGTGTACATCATCTTTCGCGCCATCGCGCTGGAGATCACCGGGCAGTACGGCCCGGAAACCCTCGACTACAAGTTCTTCGCGCCTGAGGAGATTCCCTGGGACAGCATTTATTACCCGGCGATTCGGCAGATTCTTGAGCGTTATATCGAGGAGCGGCAGGCTGGGGTTTATGGCATTTACATGGGTAATGACGACAGCGGGAAGATTCACTTTATTCGTTGA
- a CDS encoding GntR family transcriptional regulator, whose protein sequence is MKRLPLDDSFKVNRNPVTLREIVLDKLRSAIMNFQLLPGDRLVERDLCDRLGVSRTSVREALRHLESEGLVEFADAKGPRVAIITLADAVDIYELRCVLEGLIVQLFTLRAKAKDIKALEKALEENRKALKDGELQQVIDSVQGFYDVLLEGSGNHVAATQLRQLQARISYLRATSVSQENRRGASNQEMERMVEAIKGGDPLLAHQACVDHVRAAAAVALDYLKRKQEETGDIPAITQPIALKEPRIGR, encoded by the coding sequence ATGAAACGCCTGCCACTCGACGACAGCTTCAAGGTCAATCGCAACCCCGTTACCCTGCGCGAAATCGTGCTGGATAAACTGCGAAGCGCCATCATGAACTTCCAGCTCCTGCCGGGAGACCGTCTGGTCGAACGCGATCTGTGCGATCGCCTGGGCGTCAGCCGTACTTCCGTGCGCGAAGCCTTGCGTCACCTGGAATCCGAAGGCCTGGTGGAATTCGCCGATGCCAAGGGCCCGCGTGTCGCGATCATCACCCTGGCCGATGCCGTGGACATCTACGAGCTGCGCTGCGTGCTCGAAGGGCTGATCGTGCAACTGTTCACCCTGCGCGCCAAGGCCAAGGACATCAAGGCCCTGGAAAAAGCCCTCGAAGAAAACCGCAAGGCGCTCAAAGACGGCGAGCTGCAACAGGTCATCGACTCGGTGCAGGGTTTCTACGACGTGCTGCTCGAAGGTTCGGGCAACCATGTCGCGGCCACTCAGTTGCGCCAGTTGCAGGCACGCATCAGCTACCTGCGCGCGACTTCGGTGTCCCAGGAAAACCGTCGCGGCGCCAGCAACCAGGAAATGGAACGCATGGTCGAGGCGATCAAGGGCGGTGATCCGCTGCTCGCCCACCAGGCGTGCGTCGACCACGTGCGTGCAGCCGCAGCCGTGGCCCTGGACTACCTCAAGCGCAAGCAGGAAGAAACCGGCGACATCCCGGCGATCACCCAGCCCATCGCGCTGAAAGAACCGCGCATAGGTCGCTGA
- a CDS encoding DUF1330 domain-containing protein, with translation MKAYWIAHVDVTEPDQYSQYTRRAPQAFALYGGRVLARGGRSEAMEGRSTPQRSVVIEFDSYDQAVACYRSALYQEARGFRLGVALAEVIIVEGVVGL, from the coding sequence ATGAAGGCGTACTGGATTGCTCATGTGGATGTCACTGAACCTGATCAATACAGCCAATACACTCGGCGGGCGCCGCAGGCGTTTGCGTTGTATGGCGGTCGGGTTCTGGCTCGGGGTGGGCGTAGTGAGGCGATGGAAGGTCGGTCGACGCCGCAGCGCAGTGTGGTGATCGAGTTTGATTCGTATGATCAGGCGGTGGCTTGTTATCGGTCGGCGTTGTATCAGGAGGCTCGGGGGTTTCGTTTGGGGGTGGCTTTGGCTGAGGTCATCATTGTCGAGGGGGTGGTGGGGCTCTGA
- the ribBA gene encoding bifunctional 3,4-dihydroxy-2-butanone-4-phosphate synthase/GTP cyclohydrolase II has product MAFNSIEEIIEDYRLGKMVLLVDDEDRENEGDLLLAADCCTPEAISFMAREARGLICLTLTDEHCKRLGLEQMVPSNGSVFSTAFTVSIEAAVGVTTGISAADRACTVAAAVAANAGPADIVQPGHIFPLRAREGGVLTRAGHTEAGCDLARLAGHTPASVIVEVMNDDGTMARRPDLEVFARRHGIRIGTIADLIHYRLSTEHTIVRIGERDLPTVHGTFRLITFEDRIEGGVHMAMVMGDLRREQPTLVRVHVIDPLRDLVGAEYSGPSNWTLWAALQRVAAEGHGVVVVLANHESSQALLERVPQLTQPPQQFSRSQSRIYSEVGTGAQILQNLGVGKLRHLGPPLKYAGLTGYDLEVVESIPFTE; this is encoded by the coding sequence ATGGCCTTCAACAGCATCGAAGAAATCATCGAAGATTACCGCCTCGGCAAAATGGTCCTGCTGGTCGACGATGAAGACCGGGAAAACGAAGGCGACCTGTTGCTGGCCGCCGACTGCTGCACACCCGAGGCGATCAGCTTCATGGCCCGCGAAGCCCGCGGCCTGATCTGCCTGACCCTGACCGACGAACACTGCAAGCGCCTGGGCCTGGAACAGATGGTGCCAAGCAACGGCAGCGTGTTCAGCACCGCCTTCACCGTGTCCATCGAGGCCGCCGTCGGTGTCACCACCGGCATCTCCGCAGCAGACCGTGCCTGCACCGTGGCCGCTGCCGTCGCCGCCAACGCCGGTCCTGCCGACATCGTGCAACCGGGCCACATCTTCCCGTTGCGCGCCCGCGAAGGCGGCGTGCTGACCCGCGCCGGCCACACCGAAGCCGGCTGCGACCTGGCACGTTTGGCCGGCCATACGCCCGCCTCGGTGATCGTCGAAGTAATGAACGACGACGGCACCATGGCCCGCCGCCCGGACCTGGAAGTGTTCGCGCGCAGGCACGGGATCAGGATCGGCACCATCGCCGACCTGATCCACTATCGCCTGAGCACCGAACACACCATCGTGCGCATCGGTGAGCGTGACCTGCCGACCGTGCATGGCACCTTTCGTCTGATCACCTTTGAGGATCGCATCGAAGGCGGTGTCCACATGGCCATGGTCATGGGCGATCTGCGCCGCGAGCAACCGACGCTGGTGCGCGTGCATGTGATCGATCCATTGCGCGACCTGGTCGGGGCCGAGTACAGCGGGCCGAGCAACTGGACGCTGTGGGCCGCGTTGCAGCGTGTCGCCGCCGAAGGCCACGGCGTGGTGGTGGTGCTGGCCAACCACGAATCCTCGCAGGCCTTGCTCGAGCGTGTGCCGCAATTGACTCAACCACCACAGCAGTTCAGCCGTTCGCAGTCGCGGATTTATTCGGAAGTGGGCACCGGCGCGCAGATCTTGCAAAACCTCGGCGTCGGCAAGCTACGCCATCTGGGCCCGCCGCTGAAATATGCGGGCTTGACCGGGTATGACCTGGAGGTGGTGGAGAGCATTCCATTCACCGAATAA